In Marinomonas posidonica IVIA-Po-181, a single window of DNA contains:
- the asd gene encoding aspartate-semialdehyde dehydrogenase, whose protein sequence is MSKNTVGLVGWRGMVGSVLMQRMLAENDFDHIDPVFFTTSQTGQKGPEIGKDIPLLQDAKDIESLKKMDIIITCQGGDYTKEIYPQLRKAGWKGYWIDAASSLRMDKDAIIVLDPVNQNVIKQGLQDGVKTFVGGNCTVSLMLLALGGLFDKGHIEWMTSMTYQAASGGGARHMRELINQMGMLQGAVAGELADPASAILDIDRKVAEKMRSADMPVDQFGVPLAGSLIPYIDAQLDNGQSREEWKAQAEANKILGNTSNIIPVDGLCVRIGAMRCHSQAFTIKLNQDIPVADIEGLLAEHNDWVRVIANDKQATMEQLTPTAATGTLDIPVGRIRKLNMGPEYISAFSVGDQLLWGAAEPLRRMLRILLED, encoded by the coding sequence ATGTCAAAAAACACTGTAGGTTTAGTCGGTTGGCGCGGAATGGTCGGTTCCGTATTGATGCAACGTATGTTGGCTGAAAATGATTTTGATCACATTGATCCAGTTTTTTTCACTACATCTCAGACGGGGCAGAAAGGGCCAGAAATTGGTAAAGATATTCCATTGCTTCAAGACGCGAAAGACATTGAGTCATTGAAGAAGATGGACATTATTATCACCTGTCAGGGTGGTGATTATACCAAGGAGATTTACCCTCAGTTGCGTAAGGCTGGTTGGAAAGGTTACTGGATCGATGCCGCGTCTTCATTGCGTATGGACAAAGATGCCATCATCGTATTAGACCCAGTGAACCAAAACGTCATTAAGCAAGGTTTGCAAGATGGCGTGAAAACCTTTGTCGGTGGTAACTGTACCGTTAGTTTGATGTTATTAGCCCTAGGTGGTCTGTTTGATAAAGGTCATATCGAGTGGATGACTTCCATGACCTATCAGGCGGCATCTGGTGGCGGTGCTCGTCATATGCGTGAATTGATCAATCAAATGGGCATGTTGCAAGGAGCGGTCGCTGGTGAGCTTGCTGATCCTGCTAGTGCGATCTTAGATATTGATCGTAAAGTGGCGGAAAAAATGCGTTCGGCCGATATGCCTGTCGATCAATTTGGGGTGCCATTAGCTGGTAGCTTGATTCCTTACATCGATGCACAGTTAGATAATGGTCAAAGTCGTGAAGAGTGGAAGGCGCAAGCAGAGGCGAATAAAATCCTTGGCAATACGTCAAACATTATCCCAGTAGACGGTTTATGTGTTCGTATTGGTGCCATGCGCTGCCATAGCCAAGCCTTTACGATCAAGCTTAACCAGGATATCCCAGTGGCGGATATCGAAGGTTTATTAGCGGAGCATAACGATTGGGTTCGAGTGATTGCCAATGACAAGCAAGCAACTATGGAACAACTCACGCCAACTGCTGCAACAGGTACTTTGGATATTCCAGTTGGGCGTATTCGTAAGTTGAATATGGGACCGGAATACATCAGTGCTTTCTCCGTAGGGGATCAGCTGTTGTGGGGAGCGGCAGAGCCACTTCGTCGCATGCTGCGCATCTTGCTTGAAGACTAG
- a CDS encoding alpha-glucosidase yields the protein MTTNQPWWRGAVIYQVYPRSFFDANNDGIGDLAGVTQKMDYIAKLGVDAIWLSPFFTSPMKDFGYDVSDYCDVDPIFGNLDDFDQLIQAAHERGLKVIIDQVLNHSSDQHPWFIESRQSHDNDKADWYVWADAQDDGTVPNNWLSVFGGPAWHWDSRRRQYYLHNFLDSQPDLNFHNPDVVDALLETVEFWLKLGVDGFRLDTANYYYHDLALRNNPPNEDVVEGSIGIRLDNPYAYQLHLYDKSRPENIAFLQRLRSLLDQYPGTTTVGEVGCDFSLKTMADYTQGDDKLHMCYSFDLLTHDSSMQHIRDTMETIEKGLGDGWPCWSIGNHDVERVATRWGKDQDNIAKSKIYMLMLLSLRGSICLYQGEELALIEAELRFEQLVDPFGIAFWPEFKGRDGCRTPMPWDTRENAGFSQHLSTWLPIPTQHYPLAVSKQEQDQDSCLHAYRDFLTFRKSRMALKVGDIAFLYNDEDRLIFIRRYQDQSCLIAINTSQNEFQYPCQHELAAIELPNSLPAGKIEAGLIVLPAYSVVIADLIEQ from the coding sequence ATGACAACAAATCAGCCATGGTGGCGCGGTGCGGTCATTTATCAGGTGTACCCTCGCAGCTTTTTTGATGCGAATAATGATGGCATTGGCGATCTCGCTGGTGTGACACAAAAAATGGACTACATTGCCAAGCTAGGCGTTGACGCCATCTGGCTGTCGCCCTTTTTCACCTCGCCGATGAAAGATTTTGGATACGATGTTTCAGATTATTGTGATGTGGATCCCATTTTTGGCAACCTAGACGATTTCGACCAGTTAATTCAGGCTGCCCATGAAAGGGGACTGAAGGTCATCATAGACCAAGTATTGAATCACTCCTCAGATCAGCATCCTTGGTTTATTGAGTCTCGACAAAGCCATGATAACGATAAAGCAGATTGGTATGTTTGGGCCGACGCCCAAGACGATGGCACTGTGCCAAATAATTGGCTATCGGTATTTGGCGGACCCGCATGGCATTGGGATAGTCGGCGTCGGCAATATTATTTACACAACTTCCTCGATAGCCAACCTGATTTAAATTTCCATAATCCTGATGTGGTCGATGCGTTATTAGAAACAGTGGAGTTTTGGTTGAAGCTTGGTGTAGATGGTTTTCGTTTAGACACAGCAAATTATTATTATCATGATCTAGCACTTAGAAATAACCCACCAAATGAAGATGTGGTAGAAGGCAGTATTGGTATTAGATTAGATAATCCCTATGCTTACCAACTTCACTTGTATGATAAATCTCGCCCTGAAAACATCGCTTTTTTACAACGTCTGAGAAGCCTGCTGGATCAATACCCTGGCACTACGACCGTTGGCGAAGTGGGGTGTGACTTCTCCCTAAAAACCATGGCGGATTACACACAAGGCGATGACAAACTCCACATGTGTTATTCGTTCGACCTATTAACTCACGATAGTAGTATGCAGCACATACGAGACACCATGGAGACCATAGAAAAAGGCTTGGGTGACGGCTGGCCTTGCTGGTCGATTGGCAATCATGATGTAGAGCGAGTGGCGACCCGCTGGGGCAAAGATCAAGACAATATAGCCAAAAGCAAAATCTACATGCTGATGTTACTTAGTCTGCGTGGCAGCATTTGTTTGTATCAAGGGGAAGAGCTGGCGCTAATAGAAGCCGAATTAAGGTTTGAGCAGCTGGTTGACCCTTTTGGCATTGCATTTTGGCCTGAGTTCAAAGGGCGCGACGGCTGTCGCACTCCTATGCCTTGGGATACAAGAGAAAATGCTGGATTCAGTCAACATCTTTCAACCTGGTTACCCATCCCGACTCAACACTACCCTCTTGCGGTCAGCAAACAAGAACAAGATCAAGACTCATGCTTGCACGCTTATCGAGACTTCCTGACCTTCAGAAAAAGTAGAATGGCACTAAAAGTAGGAGACATTGCCTTCCTATACAACGATGAAGATAGGTTGATTTTCATTCGGAGGTATCAAGACCAGAGCTGCTTAATTGCAATTAATACCAGCCAAAACGAGTTTCAATACCCATGCCAGCATGAATTAGCGGCCATCGAATTGCCCAATAGCTTACCAGCAGGAAAAATCGAAGCGGGTTTGATTGTCTTACCCGCTTACAGTGTTGTGATCGCCGATTTAATTGAACAATAA
- the leuB gene encoding 3-isopropylmalate dehydrogenase, translating to MTKKVLVLPGDGIGPEIVTQAVRVLDAVNDTFALDIEHESALVGGSAYDETGSPLPEATLTKAKAADAILLGAVGGPKWDGLDMAVRPEKGLLGLRSNLELFSNLRPAILYPQLADASSLKPEIVAGLDILIVRELTGGIYFGQPRGIRTLENGEREGFNTYVYSESEIRRIARSAFEAARQRGKRVCSIDKSNVLEVTVLWKEVMEEVAKEYPDVELTHMLVDNAAMQLVKAPKQFDVMVTGNMFGDILSDAAAMLTGSIGMLPSASLNAEGRGMYEPCHGSAPDIAGKGIANPLATILSVAMMLRYSLAAKPAADAIEAAVSKVLDQGLRTSDIASEGCTTVSTQAMGDAVLAALKA from the coding sequence ATGACAAAAAAAGTATTGGTCTTGCCTGGTGACGGCATTGGTCCAGAAATTGTTACACAAGCGGTACGTGTATTAGATGCCGTTAATGACACCTTTGCATTGGATATTGAGCATGAAAGTGCTTTGGTGGGTGGTTCAGCTTACGATGAGACTGGCTCGCCTTTACCTGAAGCGACGTTAACAAAAGCTAAAGCCGCTGATGCCATTTTATTAGGAGCTGTTGGTGGGCCAAAATGGGACGGTTTAGACATGGCCGTTCGACCAGAAAAAGGTTTATTAGGCTTGCGTTCTAATCTTGAGCTTTTCTCTAATTTGCGTCCTGCCATTTTATACCCACAATTGGCCGATGCTTCCAGTTTGAAGCCTGAAATCGTAGCGGGTTTGGATATCTTGATTGTTCGTGAGTTAACGGGCGGTATTTACTTTGGCCAACCTCGCGGTATCCGCACTTTAGAAAATGGTGAACGTGAAGGTTTTAATACCTATGTATACAGTGAATCTGAGATTCGTCGTATTGCTCGCTCGGCATTTGAGGCGGCTCGTCAACGCGGTAAGCGCGTGTGCTCAATTGATAAATCGAATGTGCTTGAAGTGACGGTGTTGTGGAAAGAAGTCATGGAAGAAGTGGCCAAAGAGTATCCTGATGTCGAATTAACGCATATGTTAGTCGATAATGCTGCAATGCAGTTGGTTAAGGCACCAAAACAGTTTGATGTAATGGTTACTGGCAACATGTTTGGTGATATCCTTTCTGATGCTGCCGCTATGCTAACGGGATCAATTGGCATGCTTCCTTCTGCATCATTAAATGCCGAAGGTCGTGGGATGTATGAGCCTTGTCATGGTTCTGCACCAGATATTGCGGGTAAAGGCATTGCTAACCCATTAGCCACGATTTTGTCCGTTGCGATGATGTTGCGCTATTCGTTGGCGGCTAAGCCTGCTGCTGATGCAATTGAAGCGGCCGTTAGTAAGGTTCTTGATCAAGGGTTGAGAACATCAGACATTGCGTCTGAAGGCTGTACAACTGTGAGTACGCAAGCCATGGGTGATGCGGTACTGGCAGCATTAAAAGCTTAA
- the leuD gene encoding 3-isopropylmalate dehydratase small subunit, translated as MRPFTKHTGLAAPLDLANVDTDMIIPKQFLKSIKRTGFGKNLFDELRYEDEGQPDQSCEGRPLRQDFVLNQSRYAGASVLLARQNFGCGSSREHAPWALDDYGIRSIIAPSFADIFYNNCFKNGLLPIVLDAEDVDQLFAEVDGKEGAQIDIDLQNQTVTAPSGAKFEFVVDQFRKHCLLNGLDDIGLTLQQEENIRRYEEKRMNEAPWLFLSREQ; from the coding sequence ATGCGTCCCTTTACAAAACACACAGGTTTGGCGGCTCCTTTGGATTTGGCAAACGTTGACACGGATATGATTATTCCGAAGCAGTTTTTGAAATCCATTAAGCGTACGGGTTTCGGTAAAAACTTATTTGATGAATTGCGCTATGAAGACGAAGGGCAGCCAGACCAATCATGTGAAGGTCGTCCTTTGCGTCAAGATTTTGTGCTAAATCAGTCTAGGTATGCTGGTGCGAGTGTTTTATTGGCACGACAGAATTTCGGCTGTGGTTCGAGCCGTGAACATGCGCCTTGGGCACTGGATGATTATGGCATTCGTTCAATTATTGCCCCAAGTTTTGCTGACATTTTTTACAACAACTGTTTTAAAAATGGTTTATTACCCATTGTTTTGGATGCAGAAGACGTTGATCAACTGTTTGCTGAAGTCGATGGTAAAGAAGGTGCTCAGATTGACATTGATCTTCAAAACCAAACCGTGACGGCCCCTTCTGGTGCTAAGTTTGAATTTGTGGTTGATCAATTTCGTAAGCATTGTTTGTTGAATGGTTTAGATGATATTGGCTTGACGCTACAACAAGAAGAGAACATTCGTCGTTATGAAGAGAAGCGAATGAATGAGGCTCCTTGGTTATTTTTAAGCCGTGAACAATAA
- a CDS encoding MFS transporter: MFSRKARPVAWPLFFFYFFFCCLIGVMMPYISVYYKSIGLTASEIGRLMSTFTLSGIVIPHFWGWLTAKIGLPKRILQCAVLGCFIAVLPFNWNKEFESLWLLTCCMALFYSALLPMTDSLAVRSIRRLDVPYTRLRVGGSIGYVVAVAAGGFLIGQFGAWVVIPTMCTFLALAVVTIFFVKEQAYEASNHKEQVSFVTLLKTPESLLFFGLAFLAFMSHAPFNVFFAVHLSNFGYSGEVIGLLMAFGVIIEIILFLFFGNTVKRFDVVHLVMLCFVCGVIRWLLVGWFASNVWILMLTQMLHCITFALFHMVSIEQIRRLFPERYAGQGQAMYSAFAIGLGGGLGMVVTGYLWEWAGGAWAFTAAAMVSGLALIILISSQKER, translated from the coding sequence ATGTTTTCACGAAAAGCTCGACCAGTGGCCTGGCCATTGTTTTTCTTCTACTTTTTCTTCTGTTGTTTAATTGGGGTGATGATGCCCTACATCTCAGTTTATTATAAATCGATAGGCTTAACTGCGTCAGAAATTGGTCGTCTCATGTCGACCTTTACCTTGTCAGGTATTGTGATACCCCACTTTTGGGGATGGTTAACGGCGAAAATTGGCTTGCCTAAGCGGATTTTACAATGTGCCGTTCTTGGGTGCTTTATCGCGGTTTTACCGTTTAATTGGAATAAGGAATTTGAAAGCCTCTGGTTATTAACCTGTTGCATGGCGCTATTCTATTCCGCCTTACTACCCATGACAGACTCCCTTGCTGTGCGCAGTATTCGTCGATTGGATGTACCTTATACAAGGTTAAGGGTGGGTGGTTCGATCGGCTATGTGGTGGCTGTGGCCGCCGGTGGCTTTTTGATCGGACAATTTGGTGCCTGGGTAGTGATACCCACTATGTGTACTTTTCTGGCGTTGGCGGTAGTGACCATCTTTTTTGTGAAAGAGCAGGCATACGAAGCGAGTAATCATAAAGAGCAAGTGTCGTTCGTTACTCTTTTGAAAACCCCTGAGTCTTTGTTGTTTTTTGGCTTGGCGTTTTTGGCCTTCATGTCGCATGCTCCTTTCAATGTTTTTTTTGCGGTCCACTTGTCGAACTTTGGTTACAGTGGTGAGGTCATTGGTCTTCTAATGGCATTTGGTGTGATCATAGAAATCATTCTGTTTCTGTTTTTTGGCAATACGGTAAAACGATTTGATGTTGTACATTTGGTGATGTTGTGTTTTGTCTGTGGTGTGATTCGTTGGCTTCTGGTTGGTTGGTTTGCCTCAAATGTATGGATACTGATGCTAACGCAAATGCTTCACTGTATTACCTTCGCCCTGTTTCATATGGTATCAATCGAGCAAATTAGACGTTTGTTTCCAGAGCGTTATGCGGGACAAGGACAAGCAATGTACAGTGCCTTCGCCATCGGTTTGGGGGGCGGTTTAGGCATGGTCGTTACTGGTTATCTTTGGGAGTGGGCAGGGGGCGCCTGGGCTTTTACTGCAGCCGCTATGGTGAGTGGGTTGGCGCTCATTATTTTGATTAGCAGCCAGAAAGAGAGATAA
- the leuC gene encoding 3-isopropylmalate dehydratase large subunit encodes MAGKTLYDKLWDNHLVQQRDDGSALIYIDLQLLHEVTSPQAFEGLRLAGRKPWRISASLATPDHNVPTTKNERISGVDGIEDPVSKIQVTTLDENCNEFGITEFNMKDIRQGIVHVVGPEQGATLPGMTVVCGDSHTSTHGAFGALAHGIGTSEVEHVLATQCLVQKKSRNMLVRVDGELSSWVSAKDVVLAIIGAIGTAGGTGYAIEFGGTGIQSLSMEGRMTVCNMAIEAGARVGLIAVDDTTIEYVKDRPYAPKGEHWDMAVAAWQDLVSDKDAQFDEVVVIKSEDIKPQVTWGTSPEMVIAIDEAIPRPEDQVDPVKKEGYARAWKYMGLEGKTTLADVTLDRVFIGSCTNSRIEDLRIAAEVVKGRKVASSLKQAIVVPGSGLVKAQAEKEGLHEVFEAAGLEWREPGCSMCLAMNADKLGNGEHCASTSNRNFEGRQGFGGRTHLVSPAMAAAAAIAGHFVDVSEFVKH; translated from the coding sequence ATGGCTGGTAAAACCCTTTACGACAAATTGTGGGATAACCACCTTGTCCAACAACGAGATGATGGTAGTGCATTGATTTATATCGACTTGCAGCTACTTCATGAAGTCACATCACCGCAGGCATTTGAAGGCTTGCGTTTGGCGGGTCGTAAACCATGGCGTATCTCTGCCAGTTTGGCGACGCCGGATCATAATGTGCCGACAACCAAAAATGAGCGTATTTCAGGTGTAGATGGTATCGAAGACCCAGTGTCAAAGATTCAAGTCACGACACTTGATGAAAACTGTAACGAGTTTGGTATTACTGAATTCAACATGAAAGACATTCGTCAGGGTATTGTGCACGTTGTTGGGCCAGAACAAGGCGCTACTTTACCGGGTATGACCGTCGTATGTGGTGATTCCCACACTTCGACTCACGGTGCTTTTGGGGCTTTGGCTCATGGTATTGGTACCTCTGAAGTTGAACACGTATTAGCCACTCAGTGCTTAGTACAAAAGAAAAGTCGCAATATGCTGGTTCGAGTAGACGGAGAATTATCGTCTTGGGTATCGGCTAAAGACGTCGTACTGGCGATTATCGGCGCAATCGGTACAGCGGGTGGCACTGGTTACGCCATCGAGTTTGGTGGCACTGGTATTCAGTCTTTGTCGATGGAAGGTCGTATGACCGTCTGTAATATGGCCATTGAAGCGGGTGCTCGAGTTGGCTTAATTGCAGTAGACGATACGACTATCGAATACGTGAAAGATCGTCCTTATGCACCAAAAGGCGAGCATTGGGATATGGCGGTGGCGGCTTGGCAAGATTTGGTGTCAGACAAAGACGCCCAGTTTGATGAAGTTGTGGTCATTAAATCGGAAGACATCAAACCTCAAGTGACTTGGGGAACCTCACCTGAAATGGTTATTGCCATTGATGAAGCGATTCCTCGTCCAGAAGATCAAGTGGATCCAGTGAAAAAAGAAGGTTATGCCCGTGCTTGGAAATACATGGGGCTTGAGGGCAAAACGACTTTGGCGGACGTAACATTGGATCGTGTATTTATCGGTTCTTGCACAAACTCTCGTATAGAAGATTTACGTATTGCTGCTGAAGTTGTGAAAGGCCGTAAAGTGGCTTCAAGCTTGAAGCAAGCAATTGTGGTACCAGGTTCCGGTTTAGTGAAAGCACAAGCTGAGAAAGAAGGTCTACATGAAGTGTTTGAGGCGGCTGGTCTTGAATGGCGTGAGCCTGGTTGTTCAATGTGTTTGGCAATGAACGCAGACAAATTAGGCAACGGCGAGCACTGTGCTTCTACCTCTAACCGTAATTTCGAAGGTCGACAAGGTTTTGGTGGGCGTACGCATTTAGTCAGTCCAGCCATGGCCGCTGCGGCCGCGATAGCTGGCCATTTCGTTGACGTTAGCGAATTTGTGAAACACTAG
- the hpf gene encoding ribosome hibernation-promoting factor, HPF/YfiA family — MYTLNINGHHVQSGEEVQQVVKEKMDHLARINNQITSIKVILNTEKHEIHELIVEAIVHIPGHDLFATVKTDKQLKPALDLLVSKLEKQLIKHKAKHSGRQHHINAKDVESHSERQMQAEFDELVEREVI; from the coding sequence ATGTATACATTGAATATCAACGGTCACCATGTCCAGTCTGGTGAAGAAGTACAACAAGTAGTCAAAGAAAAAATGGATCACTTGGCGCGTATCAACAATCAGATAACTAGCATTAAAGTGATTCTAAATACTGAAAAGCATGAGATCCATGAACTTATTGTAGAGGCCATTGTTCATATTCCTGGTCATGACTTATTTGCAACCGTTAAGACAGATAAGCAACTTAAACCCGCCCTAGACCTTTTAGTTAGTAAATTAGAAAAACAGTTAATTAAGCATAAAGCCAAACACTCTGGCCGACAGCATCACATCAATGCTAAGGACGTAGAGAGTCATTCAGAAAGGCAAATGCAAGCCGAATTTGACGAACTCGTAGAACGAGAAGTGATTTAA
- a CDS encoding LysR family transcriptional regulator, with the protein MLDIAELITFIKVAETHSFSDAATRLFVTQPAVSKRIAALESNLGVKLFDRIGRQVQLTEAGIRLLPKAKKMAEDLEDIKRSMTLQMQDVSGELRLSTSHHVGLHRLPDSLKRFQQDYPSAQLEIEFTQSEEAYQDVLKGHAELAVITLSNKENSLLESIPIWSDPLTCVVSKDHPLTLLDQISLVDLAEYPCVLPNKNTFTRQIAEQVFGKQGLKPQVRMNTNNLETLAMLVSIGWGWSLLPSTLVDDRLTVLNFPELNVERKLGVLHHKQKTLSRAANAFITLLKQASH; encoded by the coding sequence ATGCTAGATATTGCTGAGTTAATTACCTTTATAAAAGTTGCGGAGACACACTCATTTTCCGATGCCGCGACACGTCTATTTGTCACCCAACCAGCCGTCAGCAAACGCATTGCGGCATTGGAGTCCAACCTTGGTGTGAAATTATTTGATCGTATTGGCAGGCAGGTACAGTTAACGGAAGCCGGTATTCGCTTATTACCCAAAGCAAAGAAAATGGCGGAAGACCTTGAAGACATCAAGCGTAGCATGACATTACAGATGCAAGACGTCAGTGGCGAGCTTCGCCTGTCTACAAGTCACCACGTGGGATTACATCGCTTACCAGACTCACTAAAACGTTTCCAGCAGGATTATCCTAGTGCGCAATTAGAAATTGAATTCACTCAATCGGAAGAAGCCTACCAAGATGTTTTAAAAGGCCACGCTGAACTCGCAGTCATTACCTTATCCAATAAAGAGAACAGCCTATTAGAATCCATTCCAATTTGGTCGGACCCCCTAACATGCGTGGTTAGTAAGGATCACCCCTTAACACTCCTAGATCAAATTAGTTTAGTCGATCTCGCTGAATACCCTTGCGTGTTACCAAATAAAAATACCTTCACTCGACAAATTGCCGAGCAAGTATTTGGTAAGCAAGGTCTGAAACCACAGGTACGAATGAACACCAACAACCTTGAAACCTTGGCGATGCTAGTGAGTATTGGTTGGGGTTGGTCGTTACTGCCCTCTACTCTGGTTGATGACAGATTGACGGTTTTGAACTTTCCTGAGCTCAATGTGGAAAGAAAATTAGGCGTATTGCACCATAAGCAAAAAACCCTTAGCCGAGCAGCCAATGCTTTTATCACTTTGTTAAAACAAGCCTCACATTGA